The following are encoded together in the Bradymonas sediminis genome:
- a CDS encoding dipeptidase yields MSDQKIPDYLAENQDRFLEELKEYLRIPSISTDSERKEDVARCAEWVAEHLKGIGIDDVQIEQTPGHPIVYAEHCKAPGKPTILVYGHYDVQPPDPLELWETPPFEPTVRDGKIFARGATDDKGQLFAHFKGLEAHLKTAGELPVNVKLLIEGEEEVGSPNLTPWVVANKERLACDAVVISDSSMFAPGMPTLTYGLRGLTYFEVTVQGPDHDLHSGLFGGTVPNPINELAKIIAQLHDKDGRVAIPGFYDDVIPLTPDEREQFAKLPFDDEKFRAQTGAPGLCGEVGYTTLERKWARPTLDCNGIWGGFIGEGAKTVLPSTASAKISCRLVPGQDPEKVFDLARDYIEGLAPDTVKLTFLPHHGGDPVLTDRDNDQVRAASRALKKSWGVDPVFTRGGGSIPVVATFANELKSPTILMGLGLDDDRLHSPNEKFNLECFYKGIETSAYLWDEL; encoded by the coding sequence ATGAGCGACCAGAAGATCCCCGACTACCTCGCCGAAAATCAGGACCGATTCCTCGAAGAACTCAAAGAATATTTGCGCATCCCGAGCATCTCGACGGATTCGGAGCGCAAAGAAGACGTGGCGCGTTGCGCCGAGTGGGTGGCCGAGCACCTCAAGGGCATCGGCATCGACGATGTGCAGATCGAGCAGACCCCGGGCCACCCGATCGTGTACGCCGAGCATTGCAAGGCGCCGGGCAAGCCGACCATCCTGGTCTACGGGCACTACGATGTGCAGCCGCCGGACCCCTTGGAGTTGTGGGAGACGCCGCCGTTTGAGCCGACCGTGCGCGACGGCAAGATCTTTGCCCGCGGCGCGACCGACGATAAGGGCCAGCTCTTTGCGCATTTTAAGGGCCTCGAAGCGCACCTGAAAACCGCCGGCGAATTGCCGGTCAACGTGAAGTTGCTCATCGAGGGTGAGGAAGAGGTCGGCAGCCCGAACCTGACTCCGTGGGTCGTGGCCAATAAGGAGCGTCTGGCCTGCGATGCGGTGGTGATCTCGGACTCCTCGATGTTCGCCCCGGGCATGCCGACGCTGACCTACGGGCTGCGCGGGCTGACCTATTTTGAGGTGACCGTACAGGGCCCCGACCACGACCTTCACTCGGGACTCTTCGGCGGCACCGTGCCCAACCCGATCAACGAGTTGGCCAAGATCATCGCCCAATTGCACGACAAAGACGGGCGCGTGGCGATCCCCGGCTTCTATGACGACGTGATCCCGCTGACCCCCGACGAGCGCGAGCAATTCGCCAAGTTGCCCTTCGACGACGAGAAATTCCGCGCCCAGACCGGCGCCCCCGGGCTGTGCGGCGAGGTCGGCTACACCACGCTTGAGCGCAAATGGGCGCGCCCGACCCTGGATTGCAACGGCATCTGGGGCGGGTTCATCGGCGAGGGCGCCAAGACGGTGCTGCCGTCGACGGCGTCGGCGAAGATCTCGTGTCGCCTGGTCCCCGGCCAAGACCCCGAGAAGGTCTTCGACCTGGCCCGCGACTATATCGAGGGCCTCGCCCCGGACACGGTGAAGTTGACCTTCTTGCCGCATCACGGCGGCGACCCCGTCCTCACCGACCGCGACAACGACCAGGTGCGCGCGGCGAGCCGGGCGCTCAAGAAGTCCTGGGGCGTCGACCCGGTGTTCACCCGCGGCGGCGGCTCGATCCCGGTGGTCGCGACCTTCGCCAATGAATTGAAATCCCCGACCATCTTGATGGGACTGGGCCTGGACGACGACCGTCTGCACAGCCCCAACGAGAAGTTCAACCTCGAGTGCTTCTATAAAGGCATCGAGACCAGCGCGTATCTCTGGGACGAACTCTAA
- a CDS encoding DUF423 domain-containing protein, which yields MKLFVIFGSVLGLLAVASGAFGAHALENHLDAPMLEIWETAAKYQMYHALALFGAAWLVTQDPTSNWANTAGWAFFIGTLIFSGSLYILTLSGIKWLGAITPIGGVSLMVGWFSCLMAAIKLK from the coding sequence ATGAAACTCTTTGTAATTTTTGGCTCGGTCCTGGGCCTGTTGGCCGTGGCTTCGGGCGCATTCGGCGCCCACGCGCTGGAGAACCACCTCGACGCCCCGATGCTCGAAATCTGGGAGACCGCGGCCAAATATCAGATGTATCACGCGCTGGCGCTCTTCGGGGCGGCCTGGCTGGTGACTCAAGACCCGACGTCGAATTGGGCGAACACCGCCGGCTGGGCGTTTTTTATCGGCACCCTTATCTTCTCGGGCTCGCTCTATATCTTGACGCTAAGCGGCATTAAGTGGCTCGGCGCGATCACCCCGATTGGCGGCGTGAGCCTGATGGTCGGCTGGTTTAGCTGCCTGATGGCGGCCATCAAACTCAAATAA
- the hutH gene encoding histidine ammonia-lyase, which translates to MEIGHTLLTLETIESVVVDRKEVQLAESAHAKINEAARFVREMAHSGKVVYGVTTGFGANRNHVIRPEDAETLQERLIVSHACGVGAPLSTEVVRAMMLLRVNALAQGDSGIRLSTLQVLVDMLNRGVHPIVPEMGSVGASGDLCPLAHMCLPILGYGEAEYKGEVMSGEEAMRAAGLSTVRLTYKEGLALLNGTQAMTAAGVIAAIYFRRLLDCADTVGAMSFDAVGGRLAALDARIHELRRRPGQIHSARVVRRLLKGSELAGAQPGSIEGKVEYVQDSYCLRCMPQVHGASRDVLDHVIEVLTTEANAVTDNPLVFPPKDGEPGAILSGGNFHGQPVAMALDYLKIAIAEIGSISERRSAKLTDKYFSEGLPPFLVTNPGLNSGMMIPQYVAAALVSENKTRSFPASVDSIPTSANMEDHVSMGMHAAMHALRALENVERIVGIEYLIAAQGLDLREGYQLGEGTARALAHLREHVSFLQHDRVMYPDINKAADLIHDGSLAETMAAFFAPVD; encoded by the coding sequence ATGGAAATCGGACATACCCTCCTCACGCTTGAAACAATCGAGTCGGTCGTCGTCGACCGCAAAGAGGTGCAGCTCGCCGAATCGGCGCACGCCAAGATCAACGAGGCGGCGCGTTTTGTGCGCGAGATGGCCCATAGCGGAAAGGTCGTGTACGGCGTGACCACCGGCTTCGGGGCAAACCGCAACCACGTGATTCGCCCCGAGGACGCCGAGACCCTGCAGGAGCGGCTGATCGTGAGCCACGCGTGCGGCGTGGGCGCGCCGCTGTCGACCGAGGTGGTGCGCGCGATGATGCTCCTGCGGGTCAACGCGCTGGCCCAGGGCGACTCGGGCATCCGGCTGTCGACCCTGCAGGTGCTGGTCGATATGCTCAATCGGGGCGTGCACCCGATCGTGCCGGAGATGGGGAGCGTGGGGGCCAGCGGGGACCTCTGCCCGCTGGCGCATATGTGCCTGCCGATCCTGGGCTACGGTGAAGCCGAGTATAAGGGCGAGGTGATGAGCGGCGAGGAGGCGATGCGGGCGGCCGGGCTGTCGACGGTGCGCCTGACCTATAAGGAGGGGCTCGCGCTGCTGAACGGCACCCAGGCGATGACGGCGGCCGGGGTGATCGCCGCGATCTATTTCCGCCGCCTGCTCGACTGCGCGGACACCGTCGGCGCGATGAGCTTCGACGCGGTCGGTGGGCGGCTGGCCGCGCTCGACGCGCGCATCCATGAGCTTCGCAGGCGCCCGGGGCAGATCCACAGCGCCCGCGTGGTGCGGCGCTTGCTCAAGGGCAGCGAGCTCGCCGGCGCCCAGCCCGGCAGCATCGAGGGCAAGGTGGAATACGTCCAGGATTCCTATTGCCTGCGCTGCATGCCCCAGGTCCACGGGGCCAGCCGCGACGTGCTCGACCACGTCATCGAGGTCCTGACCACCGAGGCCAACGCGGTCACCGACAACCCGCTGGTGTTCCCGCCCAAAGACGGCGAGCCCGGCGCGATCCTGTCGGGCGGCAACTTCCACGGCCAGCCCGTGGCGATGGCGCTGGACTATCTGAAGATCGCGATCGCCGAGATCGGCAGCATCTCCGAGCGTCGCTCGGCCAAGCTCACCGACAAATATTTCTCTGAGGGGCTGCCGCCCTTTTTGGTCACCAACCCGGGCCTGAACTCGGGGATGATGATCCCGCAATATGTCGCCGCGGCGCTGGTCTCCGAGAATAAGACCCGCTCATTCCCGGCCAGCGTCGACTCCATCCCGACCAGCGCGAATATGGAAGACCACGTGTCGATGGGCATGCACGCCGCGATGCACGCGCTCAGGGCGCTGGAGAATGTCGAGCGGATCGTGGGCATCGAGTATTTGATCGCCGCCCAGGGCCTCGACTTGCGCGAGGGCTACCAGCTCGGCGAGGGCACCGCCCGCGCGCTGGCGCACCTGCGCGAGCACGTCAGCTTCTTGCAACATGACCGCGTGATGTACCCCGACATCAATAAGGCCGCCGACCTGATTCACGACGGCTCGTTGGCGGAGACGATGGCGGCGTTTTTCGCGCCGGTGGATTGA
- a CDS encoding LolA family protein yields the protein MKPRSTTTNRIGRRLWTAAAIVGLTSGVALSVQPSSDGVFELSSGANALAQEKAAKEAKASKGSGPAEMSANDVAERIQDFYKETADYNAHFQQIYTDIAAGATKTSKGRVYFKKPGKMRWDYYNPGGKGRSKVLVSDGASFWIYEYEFKQAFKKCLADSQLPTSLKFLMGQGDLIKEFNISFADNSTAKKPVLNLVPKVPTSKYTRLVFELDPKTFQVKKTTIFDPYGNTNQIEFAKAKINKNLPDSGFTFEPPKDARLLNPQKKCD from the coding sequence ATGAAGCCACGAAGTACGACAACGAATCGAATCGGCCGCCGATTATGGACCGCCGCCGCCATCGTCGGACTCACCAGCGGCGTCGCGCTCAGCGTGCAGCCCTCTTCCGACGGCGTCTTCGAGCTGAGCAGCGGCGCCAACGCCCTGGCCCAGGAGAAGGCCGCCAAAGAAGCCAAGGCATCCAAAGGGTCGGGCCCCGCCGAGATGTCGGCCAATGACGTCGCCGAGCGCATTCAGGACTTCTACAAAGAAACCGCCGACTATAACGCACATTTCCAGCAGATTTACACCGATATTGCCGCCGGAGCGACCAAGACCAGCAAGGGCCGGGTCTATTTCAAGAAGCCCGGAAAGATGCGCTGGGATTATTATAACCCCGGCGGCAAAGGCCGCTCCAAGGTGCTGGTCAGCGACGGCGCGAGCTTCTGGATCTACGAATACGAGTTCAAACAGGCGTTCAAAAAATGCCTGGCCGACAGCCAATTGCCCACGAGCCTGAAATTTTTGATGGGTCAGGGCGACCTGATCAAAGAGTTCAACATCAGCTTCGCGGACAACTCGACGGCCAAGAAGCCGGTGCTCAATTTGGTCCCGAAGGTGCCTACCTCGAAATACACCCGCCTGGTATTCGAGCTGGACCCGAAGACCTTCCAGGTGAAGAAGACCACGATCTTCGACCCCTACGGCAACACCAATCAGATCGAATTCGCCAAGGCGAAGATCAACAAGAATCTGCCGGATAGCGGCTTCACCTTCGAGCCGCCCAAAGACGCGCGGCTGCTGAATCCGCAGAAAAAATGTGATTAA
- a CDS encoding hemolysin family protein, producing the protein MYVVWRAGNDGAKRIASRLGAHRRRGGDWVAVFFTLFAGRDILESVLPDVVGIVLCLLGSGLFSTTQTALNSLTESQARKLVEQKGSYALTMWRNTPDRVNSGLLIANTLSNLGAAALAAHGALILGGPYLTDPSRFGSLLAAAVATVAFLVLTFGEALPRTLGERRAQKVVAPMLTLTLPVQFLLSPLTFVFMGLSSALYHLIGEDEDAMEPSVTTEDLEHMLDQGSLEGSFGENGERLLRSVFEFSDTLVRELMVPRTDVVSLTIEMTFNEIIDELVNCGHSRLPVYEGSVDDVVGVFYAKDILSVIASGQADNFHLRDYMRRPYFVPEGKRVAQLLTEFQTERLHMAIVVDEFGGTSGVITLEDISEEIFGDIQDEYDVEPSQMVPIDDSHVRVDARTPIHEVEEFFGLELPDHPDYESLGGFLMSQVGGVPEPGHEVIWEGLRFRVLEADPKKVISVLIELINQSGDEPEQLVS; encoded by the coding sequence GTGTATGTTGTATGGCGTGCGGGCAACGATGGAGCCAAGAGAATCGCGTCGCGATTAGGGGCTCATCGGCGCCGGGGCGGCGACTGGGTCGCCGTTTTCTTCACGTTATTTGCTGGTCGAGACATTTTGGAATCCGTATTACCCGACGTCGTCGGTATCGTACTGTGTCTTCTGGGCTCAGGGCTATTTTCGACGACGCAAACAGCGCTGAATTCTCTGACGGAATCTCAAGCGCGAAAATTGGTCGAGCAAAAAGGAAGCTACGCACTCACGATGTGGCGCAATACGCCGGATCGAGTGAACAGCGGACTTCTTATTGCCAATACTCTTAGCAATCTTGGGGCGGCCGCGCTCGCGGCCCATGGCGCGTTGATCCTTGGGGGTCCGTACCTGACAGACCCCTCCCGCTTCGGCAGCTTGCTCGCCGCGGCGGTGGCGACGGTAGCCTTCTTGGTCCTCACCTTTGGGGAGGCCCTGCCGCGAACACTCGGGGAGCGGCGCGCCCAGAAGGTCGTCGCGCCGATGCTCACGCTGACGCTGCCTGTCCAATTCCTGCTCTCGCCGCTGACCTTCGTCTTTATGGGGCTCTCCAGCGCGCTCTACCACCTGATCGGCGAAGATGAGGATGCCATGGAGCCGTCGGTCACCACCGAAGATCTCGAGCATATGCTCGACCAGGGCTCCCTGGAGGGTAGCTTCGGCGAGAATGGTGAGCGCCTGTTGCGCTCGGTCTTCGAGTTCTCCGACACCCTGGTGCGCGAGCTGATGGTGCCCCGCACCGACGTCGTGTCCCTGACCATTGAGATGACCTTTAACGAGATCATCGACGAGTTGGTCAACTGCGGACACAGCCGCCTGCCGGTCTATGAGGGCAGCGTCGACGATGTCGTCGGCGTCTTCTACGCCAAGGATATCCTGAGCGTGATCGCCAGCGGGCAGGCCGACAACTTCCACCTGCGCGATTATATGCGCCGCCCCTATTTCGTGCCCGAGGGCAAGCGCGTCGCCCAATTGCTGACCGAGTTCCAGACCGAGCGCCTTCATATGGCGATCGTGGTCGACGAATTCGGCGGCACCTCCGGGGTCATCACCCTGGAGGATATCAGCGAAGAGATCTTCGGCGATATTCAGGACGAATACGACGTCGAGCCCTCGCAGATGGTGCCCATCGACGACAGCCATGTGCGCGTGGACGCGCGCACCCCGATTCATGAGGTCGAAGAATTTTTTGGCCTCGAATTGCCCGACCATCCCGACTATGAATCCCTGGGCGGCTTCTTGATGAGCCAGGTCGGCGGGGTTCCCGAGCCGGGCCACGAGGTTATCTGGGAGGGGCTGCGTTTTCGCGTCTTGGAGGCCGACCCCAAAAAGGTCATCTCAGTGCTGATTGAGCTGATAAACCAGTCGGGCGATGAGCCGGAGCAATTGGTCTCCTGA